Proteins from a genomic interval of Trifolium pratense cultivar HEN17-A07 linkage group LG6, ARS_RC_1.1, whole genome shotgun sequence:
- the LOC123890061 gene encoding U11/U12 small nuclear ribonucleoprotein 65 kDa protein-like, giving the protein MAVNPSLKFGFQGNTEPNPCGLESAAPATLLIKHLPDAIPHDTLSRLLSHYGASSVRPCSTGRLRNCAFVDFKNDMLAFQAQRQLNGLKFLGKVLSAERASKPNENAGKSSGTQLRKDSKTSALKSENVTKPIDGDTKSGGLPIPEPIAHTLGVDYPFPPHLEYAYPPPVGNILTNVVNALIVVPRFYTQVLHLMNKMNIPAPFRMELPTPPLPPEVPAPPPPVPPHSVTAKQSLSLQICLVMNQKWNLQMRMKQELKIMDGSVPGVAPLLALLLIKMWLMRLLD; this is encoded by the exons ATGGCTGTGAATCCTTCTCTTAAATTTGGATTTCAAGGAAACACAGAGCCAAACCCTTGCGGTTTGGAGTCAGCAGCACCAGCTACGCTTTTAATCAAACACCTTCCAGACGCTATTCCTCATGACACTCTTTCTCGACTTTTGTCCCATTACGGCGCTTCCTCTGTTCGTCCTTGCTCTACTGGAAG GTTGAGAAATTGTGCTTTtgtggatttcaaaaatgatatGCTAGCATTTCAAGCACAGCGTCAACTAAACGG GTTAAAATTTCTTGGTAAAGTGTTGTCAGCAGAGAGAGCTAGTAAGCCAAATGAGAATGCGGGAAAAAGCAGTGGAACTCAGCTTCGAAAAGACTCTAAAACATCAGCATTGAAGAGTGAAAATGTAACCAAACCTATTGACGGAGATACAAAATCAGGAGGCCTACCTATCCCCGAGCCAATTGCCCATACACTTGGTGTTGATTATCCATTTCCTCCACATCTTGA GTATGCTTATCCTCCACCGGTTGGAAATATACTTACCAACGTCGTGAATGCTCTAATTGTTGTTCCTCGTTTTTACACTCAG GTTCTACACTTGATGAACAAAATGAACATTCCAGCTCCATTTCGCATGGAATTACCTACACCACCATTACCTCCAGAGGTGCCAGCCCCACCTCCACCTGTGCCTCCTCATTCTGTAACTGCAAAGCAAAGCCTCAGTCTGCAGATATGTCTAGTGATGAATCAGAAATGGAATCTTCAGATGAG GATGAAGCAAGAACTGAAAATTATGGACGGAAGCGTGCCAGGCGTGGCGCCATTGTTGGCCCTGCTATTGATAAAGATGTGGCTCATGAGGCTGTTGGACTAA
- the LOC123891728 gene encoding secreted RxLR effector protein 161-like, translating to MVPSLSKVSNLECESCQFGKHARSFFPNVKLLPVTRPDITFAVSVVSQFLNAPCDDHWNAVIRILKYIKSAPGKGLLYENKGNTQVVDYSDADWAGSSADRRSTSGYCVLIGGNLISWRSKKQNMVARSSAEAEYRAMAAAACELTWLRQLLQQLKLGDVKTMKLICDNQAALHIASNPVFHERTKHIEIDCHFVRDKVLSGEIVTDFVGSNDQLADIFICNKLGACDMYA from the exons ATGGTTCCAAGTTTATCAAAAGTGTCTAACTTAGAGTGTGAGTCGTGTCAATTTGGGAAACATGCTAGGAGTTTCTTTCCCAATGTTAAGCTACTACCAG TGACAAGACCGGACATTACTTTTGCTGTCAGTGTGGTTAGCCAGTTTCTAAATGCTCCATGTGATGACCATTGGAACGCTGTGATTCGCATTCTCAAGTATATAAAGAGTGCACCGGGGAAGGGATTACTTTATGAAAACAAGGGCAACACCCAAGTTGTGGATTAttctgatgctgattgggcaggttcatCAGCCGACAGAAGATCTACTTCAGGGTATTGTGTCCTCATTGGAGGAAATTTGATCTCATGGcggagcaagaaacaaaacatgGTTGCAAGGTCGAGTGCAGAAGCAGAATATCGTGCTATGGCTGCAGCAGCTTGTGAACTTACGTGGCTAAGACAATTACTCCAACAACTCAAACTAGGAGATGTCAAAACAATGAAATTAATTTGTGACAACCAAGCTGCACTACATATTGCCTCCAACCCGGTTTTTCATGAAAGAACTAAACATATAGAGATCGATTGTCACTTTGTACGAGATAAAGTTCTTTCAGGAGAAATTGTAACTGATTTTGTTGGTTCAAATGATCAATTAGCTgacatatttatttgtaacaagcttGGTGCATGCGACATGTATGCTTAG
- the LOC123890062 gene encoding thioredoxin-like 1-1, chloroplastic, whose amino-acid sequence MAEILTKTSFVSSWHGNKNQKLQRASMVPKACSFNVGLRTFPSLKMKSQFLRSSSFSSEFHGKKPLFRVNRSIPKRINSQISVSAAPKMTLRIGKVQKWWEKGHQPNMREVTSAQDLVDSLLNAGDKLVIVDFFSPGCGGCKALHPKICQFAEMNPDVEFLQVNYEEHKSMCYSLNVHVLPFFRFYRGAHGRLCSFSCTNATIKKFRDALAKHTPDRCSLEPTKGLEEKELIALSENRDLDFTYTPKPSQPVLTPANEESVTEATPSLPSKERTLITAWR is encoded by the exons atGGCGGAAATTTTGACCAAAACAAGTTTTGTTTCATCTTGGCATggaaacaaaaatcaaaagctTCAAAGGGCATCCATGGTTCCAAAAGCTTGTAGTTTCAACGTTGGTTTGAGAACTTTTCCCTCTTTGAAGATGAAATCTCAGTTTCTCAgatcttcatctttttcatctGAGTTTCATGGCAAAAAGCCTCTCTTTCGTGTAAATAGATCAATACCCAAAAGGATCAATTCACAAATTTCAGTTTCAGCTGCTCCTAAG ATGACACTTAGAATAGGGAAAGTTCAGAAATGGTGGGAAAAGGGTCATCAACCTAACATGAGAGAGGTGACTTCAGCACAAGATCTTGTAGATTCACTTTTAAATGCAGGAGACAAACTTGtaattgttgattttttctCTCCTGGTTGTGGTGGTTGCAAAGCCCTTCATCCTAAG ATATGTCAATTTGCTGAGATGAATCCTGATGTTGAGTTCCTTCAAGTGAACTATGAGGAACATAAATCCATGTGTTATAGTCTTAATGTTCATGTACTTCCTTTTTTCCGATTCTATAGAGGTGCTCATGGACGATTATGCAGCTTTAGCTGCACCAATGCCACG ATCAAGAAGTTTAGAGATGCATTAGCCAAACACACTCCAGATAGATGCAGCTTGGAGCCAACCAAAGGTTTAGAGGAGAAAGAGCTCATAGCTCTATCTGAAAACCGAGATCTTGACTTTACATACACACCAAAGCCATCTCAGCCTGTGCTTACTCCTGCAAATGAAGAGTCAGTGACCGAAGCCACACCTTCTTTGCCTTCAAAGGAGAGAACCTTGATCACTGCTTGGAGATGA
- the LOC123890063 gene encoding CCR4-NOT transcription complex subunit 3 isoform X1, which produces MGASRKLQGEIDRVLKKVQEGVEVFDSIWNKVYDTDNANQKEKFEADLKKEIKKLQRYRDQIKTWIQSSEIKDKKVSASYEQALVDARKLIEREMERFKICEKETKTKAFSKEGLGQQPKTDPREKAKSETRDWLNNVVGELESQIDSFEAELEGLTVKKGKNRPPRLTHLETSITRHKAHINKCELVLRLLDNDELSPEQVNDVKDFLDDYVERNQDDFDEFDDIDDLYSSLPLDKVDTLEDLVTNPTSVAVTKTISSLPLDEGKILEDLVTIPTGLAKGVPGLSLKNPLVASVSLSASSQTSEQADETASQDSNSDIVAKTPPPKSGGISPSASTPTGNHATPASVNVSALNLSSAPAAAVLPGSNSVRNVLENAVVNQSASPKEEEINSFPNRRPSPSLSDVALARSRNSLSNQATASIPLGSGNMVSSNGSPGSVPSASEITKRNILGADDRLGSSGMVQPLVSPLSNRLILPQVGKANDGPTSVDSGTVSEAAAVSGRVFSPSVVPGMQWRPGSPFQNQNDAGQVRGRTEIAPDQREKFLQKLQQVQQQGPSTLLNMPSLVGGNHKQFSSQQQNPLLQQFNSQGPSVSSQSGMGLGAQSPGFSGISSVSVQQPNSVLSPSSQQPIPGFAKDADKIEEQQQHQNFPDESAIESTSSTGIGKNLIVEDDLKSPYVVDSPAGVSASLPEAAQISRDIDLSPGQPLQSNQSTGSLGVIGRRNGVELGAIGDSFSASSVSSGGVRDQQYNLQMLEAAHFKIPQAKDSERPRTYTPRHPTITPPCYPQAQAPIVNNPAFWERLGLEPFGTDTLFFAFYYQQNTYQQYLAAKELKKQSWRYHRKYNTWFQRHEEPKVATDEYEQGTYVYFDFHIANDDHNKHGWCQRIKNEFTFEYNFLEDELLV; this is translated from the exons ATGGGTGCGAGTCGAAAGCTTCAAGGAGAAATAGATCGTGTTCTTAAGAAGGTTCAAGAAGGCGTTGAAGTATTCGATAGTATCTGGAACAAG GTTTATGATACGGACAATGCAAATCAGAAGGAGAAATTTGAGGCAGACCTTAAAAAGGAGATTAAGAAGCTTCAGAGGTATAGAGATCAAATTAAGACATGGATTCAATCCAGTGAAATCAAGGATAAGAAG GTTAGTGCCTCGTATGAGCAAGCGCTGGTGGATGCTCGGAAGTTAATTGAACGAGAAATGGAAAGATTTAAGATATGTGAGAAGGAAACGAAGACCAAAGCATTCTCGAAAGAAGGCTTGGGTCAGCAGCCTAAGACT GATCCGAGAGAGAAGGCTAAATCGGAGACAAGGGATTGGTTAAACAATGTG GTTGGAGAGTTAGAATCTCAGATTGATAGCTTTGAAGCCGAGCTTGAAGGCCTTACAGTCAAGAAAGGAAAAAACAGGCCTCCTAGATTG ACGCATCTGGAGACATCAATTACTCGGCACAAGGCtcatataaataaatgtgaATTAGTTTTGAGGCTTCTAGATAATGACGAATTGAGTCCAGAGCAGGTTAATGATGTGAAAGATTTCTTGGATGACTATGTAGAGCGTAATCAg GATGATtttgatgagtttgatgatATTGATGACCTATACAGTTCATTACCTTTAGACAAGGTTGATACTCTAGAAGATCTTGTTACAAATCCCACAAGTGTTGCTGTGACAAAG ACAATAAGTTCATTACCTTTAGACGAGGGGAAGATTCTAGAAGATCTTGTTACAATTCCCACTGGTCTTGCAAAG GGGGTACCTGGTCTTAGCTTGAAGAATCCTCTGGTAGCATCTGTATCACTGTCAGCGTCATCACAAACATCT GAGCAAGCTGATGAGACGGCGTCTCAGGATAGCAATTCGGACATTGTGGCAAAAACTCCACCTCCTAAAAGTGGTGGAATTAGCCCTTCTGCTTCAACACCTACTGGCAACCATGCTACTCCTGCCTCTGTGAATGTTTCTGCTCTTAACTTGTCCAGTGCACCAGCTGCTGCAGTCCTTCCTGGTTCAAATTCTGTTCGAAATGTCTTGGAGAATGCTGTTGTAAACCAGTCTGCCTCTCCAAAGGAAGAAGAAATTAATAGCTTCCCTAACCGTAGACCATCTCCGTCGCTTTCTGATGTAGCACTTGCGAGGAGCAGAAACAGCTTGTCAAATCAAGCAACAGCCAGCATCCCTCTTGGTTCTGGAAACATGGTTTCTAGTAATGGGTCCCCTGGTTCAGTCCCTTCAGCCTCAGAAATAACTAAGCGAAACATATTGGGAGCTGATGATAGACTTGGAAGTAGTGGGATGGTGCAGCCTCTTGTATCCCCGCTAAGTAATAGATTGATCTTGCCTCAGGTTGGGAAAGCTAATGATGGACCCACCTCAGTTGACTCTGGTACTGTCAGTGAAGCTGCAGCTGTATCTGGGAGAGTTTTCTCCCCTTCTGTGGTTCCCGGCATGCAATGGAGACCTGGAAGTCCCTTTCAAAATCAGAATGATGCA GGGCAGGTTCGTGGAAGAACTGAAATAGCTCCTGATCAAAGGGAAAAGTTTTTGCAGAAGCTTCAGCAAGTGCAACAACAAGGGCCCAGTACCCTTCTTAATATGCCTTCCCTTGTCGGAGGAAACCACAAGCAGTTTTCTTCCCAACAACAAAATCCACTTTTGCAGCAG TTCAACTCTCAAGGCCCATCTGTTTCTTCACAATCTGGTATGGGACTTGGTGCCCAATCCCCAGGCTTCAGCGGTATTTCGTCTGTCTCAGTACAGCAGCCCAACTCTGTTCTTTCCCCGTCTAGTCAACAGCCAATTCCCGGTTTTGCTAAAGATGCAG ATAAAATTGAAGAACAGCAGCAACATCAGAATTTTCCTGATGAGTCAGCAATTGAATCTACTTCTAGCACAGGGATTGGCAAGAATCTCATAGTTGAAGATGATTTGAAATCGCCATATGTTGTAGATTCACCT GCAGGTGTATCTGCCTCTCTTCCAGAAGCTGCTCAAATTTCCAGAGATATTGATTTGTCTCCTGGCCAACCTTTACAATCCAATCAATCCACTGGCAGCCTTGGTGTAATTGGAAGAAGAAATGGTGTTGAACTTGGAGCCATTGGTGATAGCTTTAGTGCATCAAGTGTTAGTTCTGGTGGAGTTCGTGATCAACAGTATAATTTACAAATGCTTGAGGCAGCACACTTCAAAATTCCACAAGCTAAAGACTCAGAACGTCCTAGAACCTATACTCCT AGGCACCCAACAATTACACCTCCTTGCTATCCTCAAGCACAAGCGCCTATAGTTAACAATCCTGCCTTTTGGGAGAGATTAGGTCTTGAACCATTTGGCACTGATACCCTGTTCTTTGCATTTTATTATCAACAG AACACATACCAACAATATTTGGCTGCAAAGGAGCTGAAGAAGCAGTCTTGGAGATACCACCGAAAGTATAATACATGGTTTCAGCGGCATGAAGAGCCCAAAGTTGCTACTGATGAATATGAGCAGGGAACATATGTGTACTTTGATTTTCATATTGCAAATGATGATCATAATAAACATGGATG GTGTCAAAGAATCAAGAATGAATTCACTtttgaatataattttcttgaagATGAGCTTCTTGTATAG
- the LOC123890063 gene encoding CCR4-NOT transcription complex subunit 3 isoform X2 has translation MGASRKLQGEIDRVLKKVQEGVEVFDSIWNKVYDTDNANQKEKFEADLKKEIKKLQRYRDQIKTWIQSSEIKDKKVSASYEQALVDARKLIEREMERFKICEKETKTKAFSKEGLGQQPKTDPREKAKSETRDWLNNVVGELESQIDSFEAELEGLTVKKGKNRPPRLTHLETSITRHKAHINKCELVLRLLDNDELSPEQVNDVKDFLDDYVERNQDDFDEFDDIDDLYSSLPLDKVDTLEDLVTNPTSVAVTKGVPGLSLKNPLVASVSLSASSQTSEQADETASQDSNSDIVAKTPPPKSGGISPSASTPTGNHATPASVNVSALNLSSAPAAAVLPGSNSVRNVLENAVVNQSASPKEEEINSFPNRRPSPSLSDVALARSRNSLSNQATASIPLGSGNMVSSNGSPGSVPSASEITKRNILGADDRLGSSGMVQPLVSPLSNRLILPQVGKANDGPTSVDSGTVSEAAAVSGRVFSPSVVPGMQWRPGSPFQNQNDAGQVRGRTEIAPDQREKFLQKLQQVQQQGPSTLLNMPSLVGGNHKQFSSQQQNPLLQQFNSQGPSVSSQSGMGLGAQSPGFSGISSVSVQQPNSVLSPSSQQPIPGFAKDADKIEEQQQHQNFPDESAIESTSSTGIGKNLIVEDDLKSPYVVDSPAGVSASLPEAAQISRDIDLSPGQPLQSNQSTGSLGVIGRRNGVELGAIGDSFSASSVSSGGVRDQQYNLQMLEAAHFKIPQAKDSERPRTYTPRHPTITPPCYPQAQAPIVNNPAFWERLGLEPFGTDTLFFAFYYQQNTYQQYLAAKELKKQSWRYHRKYNTWFQRHEEPKVATDEYEQGTYVYFDFHIANDDHNKHGWCQRIKNEFTFEYNFLEDELLV, from the exons ATGGGTGCGAGTCGAAAGCTTCAAGGAGAAATAGATCGTGTTCTTAAGAAGGTTCAAGAAGGCGTTGAAGTATTCGATAGTATCTGGAACAAG GTTTATGATACGGACAATGCAAATCAGAAGGAGAAATTTGAGGCAGACCTTAAAAAGGAGATTAAGAAGCTTCAGAGGTATAGAGATCAAATTAAGACATGGATTCAATCCAGTGAAATCAAGGATAAGAAG GTTAGTGCCTCGTATGAGCAAGCGCTGGTGGATGCTCGGAAGTTAATTGAACGAGAAATGGAAAGATTTAAGATATGTGAGAAGGAAACGAAGACCAAAGCATTCTCGAAAGAAGGCTTGGGTCAGCAGCCTAAGACT GATCCGAGAGAGAAGGCTAAATCGGAGACAAGGGATTGGTTAAACAATGTG GTTGGAGAGTTAGAATCTCAGATTGATAGCTTTGAAGCCGAGCTTGAAGGCCTTACAGTCAAGAAAGGAAAAAACAGGCCTCCTAGATTG ACGCATCTGGAGACATCAATTACTCGGCACAAGGCtcatataaataaatgtgaATTAGTTTTGAGGCTTCTAGATAATGACGAATTGAGTCCAGAGCAGGTTAATGATGTGAAAGATTTCTTGGATGACTATGTAGAGCGTAATCAg GATGATtttgatgagtttgatgatATTGATGACCTATACAGTTCATTACCTTTAGACAAGGTTGATACTCTAGAAGATCTTGTTACAAATCCCACAAGTGTTGCTGTGACAAAG GGGGTACCTGGTCTTAGCTTGAAGAATCCTCTGGTAGCATCTGTATCACTGTCAGCGTCATCACAAACATCT GAGCAAGCTGATGAGACGGCGTCTCAGGATAGCAATTCGGACATTGTGGCAAAAACTCCACCTCCTAAAAGTGGTGGAATTAGCCCTTCTGCTTCAACACCTACTGGCAACCATGCTACTCCTGCCTCTGTGAATGTTTCTGCTCTTAACTTGTCCAGTGCACCAGCTGCTGCAGTCCTTCCTGGTTCAAATTCTGTTCGAAATGTCTTGGAGAATGCTGTTGTAAACCAGTCTGCCTCTCCAAAGGAAGAAGAAATTAATAGCTTCCCTAACCGTAGACCATCTCCGTCGCTTTCTGATGTAGCACTTGCGAGGAGCAGAAACAGCTTGTCAAATCAAGCAACAGCCAGCATCCCTCTTGGTTCTGGAAACATGGTTTCTAGTAATGGGTCCCCTGGTTCAGTCCCTTCAGCCTCAGAAATAACTAAGCGAAACATATTGGGAGCTGATGATAGACTTGGAAGTAGTGGGATGGTGCAGCCTCTTGTATCCCCGCTAAGTAATAGATTGATCTTGCCTCAGGTTGGGAAAGCTAATGATGGACCCACCTCAGTTGACTCTGGTACTGTCAGTGAAGCTGCAGCTGTATCTGGGAGAGTTTTCTCCCCTTCTGTGGTTCCCGGCATGCAATGGAGACCTGGAAGTCCCTTTCAAAATCAGAATGATGCA GGGCAGGTTCGTGGAAGAACTGAAATAGCTCCTGATCAAAGGGAAAAGTTTTTGCAGAAGCTTCAGCAAGTGCAACAACAAGGGCCCAGTACCCTTCTTAATATGCCTTCCCTTGTCGGAGGAAACCACAAGCAGTTTTCTTCCCAACAACAAAATCCACTTTTGCAGCAG TTCAACTCTCAAGGCCCATCTGTTTCTTCACAATCTGGTATGGGACTTGGTGCCCAATCCCCAGGCTTCAGCGGTATTTCGTCTGTCTCAGTACAGCAGCCCAACTCTGTTCTTTCCCCGTCTAGTCAACAGCCAATTCCCGGTTTTGCTAAAGATGCAG ATAAAATTGAAGAACAGCAGCAACATCAGAATTTTCCTGATGAGTCAGCAATTGAATCTACTTCTAGCACAGGGATTGGCAAGAATCTCATAGTTGAAGATGATTTGAAATCGCCATATGTTGTAGATTCACCT GCAGGTGTATCTGCCTCTCTTCCAGAAGCTGCTCAAATTTCCAGAGATATTGATTTGTCTCCTGGCCAACCTTTACAATCCAATCAATCCACTGGCAGCCTTGGTGTAATTGGAAGAAGAAATGGTGTTGAACTTGGAGCCATTGGTGATAGCTTTAGTGCATCAAGTGTTAGTTCTGGTGGAGTTCGTGATCAACAGTATAATTTACAAATGCTTGAGGCAGCACACTTCAAAATTCCACAAGCTAAAGACTCAGAACGTCCTAGAACCTATACTCCT AGGCACCCAACAATTACACCTCCTTGCTATCCTCAAGCACAAGCGCCTATAGTTAACAATCCTGCCTTTTGGGAGAGATTAGGTCTTGAACCATTTGGCACTGATACCCTGTTCTTTGCATTTTATTATCAACAG AACACATACCAACAATATTTGGCTGCAAAGGAGCTGAAGAAGCAGTCTTGGAGATACCACCGAAAGTATAATACATGGTTTCAGCGGCATGAAGAGCCCAAAGTTGCTACTGATGAATATGAGCAGGGAACATATGTGTACTTTGATTTTCATATTGCAAATGATGATCATAATAAACATGGATG GTGTCAAAGAATCAAGAATGAATTCACTtttgaatataattttcttgaagATGAGCTTCTTGTATAG